From Nocardia sp. NBC_00416:
TGTGGCGACCAGTACTGCTCGAGCTGATCGGCGGCCTTGCCGTAGGCGGGGGTGTTGAATGTGCCCGGGGCGATGGTGACCACTCGGATGCCCAGTGGGGACAGGTCGCGCGCGGCGACCAGCGTCATCCCGATCACCCCGCCCTTGGCGGCGGAGTAGGGCAGCTGTCCGATCTGGCCCTCGTATCCGGCGACCGAGGCCGTATTGACGATCACCCCGCGCCCGCCCTCCTCGGTGGGTTCGGATTCGGCGATGGCCGCGGCGGACAGGCGCATCACGTTGAACACCGCGATCAGATAGAACTCGATGGTGGTGCGGAATCCGTCGAGCGGCAGCGGGGAGCCGTCCTTGCCCACCAGTCGTCCACCGGCGGCGGGGCCACCGTGGGTATCGACCGAGATACGCAGCGGGCCCAGGGACTGCGCCTCCTCGACCGCCGCGCGCACCGACTCCTCGCTGGTCGCATCCGTGTGCACATAGCGGACGCCGAGCTCGGCGGACAGTTCCTTGCCCTTGTCGTCGGCGACATCGGCGACGACCACCTTCGCTCCGGCGGCGTGCAGACGCCGGACCGTGGCTTCGCCGAGTCCACCGGTGCCGCCGACGACCAGCGCTGAACTTCCCTCGATCTGCATAACGTCTTACCTCTCTTGCGATTCTCGCTCTCAGATTGAGAGAATACTATTCTCATGTATATCGGCAAGATCGTCGACGTGGGGGAAACTGGAGAGAACTGATGCCTGAAGCCGTCATCGTATCCGCGCTGCGCACCCCGATCGGGACCGCCGTCAAGGGAACTCTGCGCGAAACCACCGCCTTCGACCTGGCCCAGCACGTGGTCGAGGCGACGACCAAGCAGTTGCAGACAGATGTGCCCATCGACGACCTGGTCCTCGGCGAAGGCCGGTACGGCGGTGGTGTGATCGCCCGGCACGCGGCGATCACCGCCGGACTGACCGGTGTGCCCGGTCTCGCGCACAACCGCCACTGCGCGGCGGGAATGGCGGCCGTGCAGACCGCCGCGGCCGGTATCCGGGCCGGGATGGACCGGCTGGTGCTCGCGGGCGGGGTGAACGCCGACTCCACCGCCCCCAAGGCGCGGTTCCGGGTCGGCCCCGACGAATGGGTCGATCCGTGGACCTCCCCGTCGCATCCGGACCGGCCGGACGCGCCGAACCTGGACATGTCGATCACCGTGGGCTGGAACGCCGCGGTGAAATCGGGGATCTCCCGCGCGGACCTCGACGCCTGGGCGCTGCGGTCGCATCGCAACGCGATCGCGGCGATCGACGAGGGCCGGTTCGACGACGAGATCGTGCCGATCGATACGCCGTTCGGGCAGTTCGCGGTGGACGAACATCCGCGCCGGACGACCACCCTCGAGAAGCTGGCGTCACTGAAGGTCCTGCACCCCGAGATCGAGGGTTTCTCGATCACCGCGGGCAACGCCGCGGGAGCCAATGACGGCGCCGCGCTGCTCACGGTCGCCAGTGGCGACCTGGGCCTACCGGCGCTGGCCACGGTCCGGGCCTGGGCCTCGGTGGGAGTGGATCCCGCCGACACCGGCCTGGCGCCCATCGAGGCGATCACCAAAGCGGTGCGCAAGGCGGGCGTCTCGCTCGGCGATGTGCAGCTGTTCGAGATCAACGAGGCGTTCGCATCGGTCCCGATAGCGGCCGTGCGGGCACTGGATCTCGACCCGGACCTGGTGAACGTGAACGGCAGCGGCTGCTCGCTCGGGCATCCGGTGGCGGCCACCGGCGCCCGGATGATCGTGACCACGATCCACGAATTGCGCCGCCGCGGTGGCGGTCTGGCGGTCGTGGCCATGTGCGCCGGTGGCGGCATGGGATCGGCGACGGTGCTCGAGGTCGCTGCGCCGTGAGCGGAGACGGTATCGCCGGCGCCCGGTCGCCGGCGGACCTGATCGCCGCCGCGCGTGCCGGTTCGGTGCGCGCGGCGGGGCGGTTGCTCACCGCGATCGAGGGTTCCCGGCGCGACGAGGTGCTGCGGCTGCTCGAACCCGCGACCATTCGCGTCGTCGGTCTCACCGGGCCACCCGGCGCGGGCAAGTCGACCACCATCGCGGCCGTGGTGAGTGCTTACCGGTCACAAGGTCTGCGGGTGGCCGTGCTGGCCGTCGACCCTTCCTCGCCGTACAGCGGCGGCGCGCTGCTCGGCGACCGCATCCGGATGGCCGCCCATATCGACGATCCGCAGGTCTTGATCCGCTCGATGGCGACCCGCGGGCATCTGGGCGGACTGTCGGCGGCGGTGCCCGCGGCGATCCGGCTGCTGGCCGCACTTGCCTATGACCTGGTGGTCATCGAATCGGTGGGGGTCGGGCAGTCGGAGATCGAGATCGCGGCGGTGGCGGATCCGACCGTCGTGGTGCTCACCCCGGGAGCGGGCGACGCAGTTCAGGCCGCGAAGGCCGGTCTGCTCGAGGTGGCCGATCTGCTGGTGGTGAACAAGGCCGACCGGGCGGGCGCCGACCGGACAGTGCGCGAACTGCGTGCTGAATCCGATGTCCCGATCCTGACCGCGGTCGCCGCGGACGGTACCGGTATCCCGGAGCTGGTGGCGGCCATCGACGCCCATCATCGCGCCGACACCGTCGCGCGCAGGGCCGCGCGTGCCCGGACGCAGATTCTGTCCCTGGCCTATAGCCGGTTGCGCGCGCATCCTGAACTCGATGCCCTGGCCGGCGCGGTCGCGGCAGGCCGGTGCGACCCCTACACGGCCGCGGAGCTGCTGGCCCCGCGAGTCGGTGGGCTGTCGGCCGCGGTCGCCCCCTCGGCCGACCCGCCCGCCGACGCCGTCCGGCGGTGACGACCGCGTACGCAGGGTATTCGAGCCTGTGGGCAGTATCCCTCCGGCAGTTCGGCTCAGGAACTGTCCCCGGGCTGAAAGTCGGTGTGCAGCCGGGTCAGCCGCTGTGACCGGATGCGCCAGCTGCCGTCGACCTTCTCGTAGTTCTCGTGGTAGTGCCCGAATCCGTGCACCCGGGTGCCGTCCGGCCAGGTCAACCGGTCCTCCATCGCCCAGATGCCCTGTGCGGTGGTCGGCGTGAGCAGTTCGATCTCGGGAGTGTGGCCGTGGTGGATCGTCACCGCCGGGCCGATCCGATCGGTGAGGAAATCGACGAACACGTCGGCGCCGGTGATCACCTCACCGCCCGACCCGGATACATCGATGACCACGTCATCGCAGAACAGCTGCCGGAACCCGGACCAGTCCTTGGTGTCCATCAAGCGGAAGTAGCGCGCCTTCAGTGCGCGAATGGCCTCGTAGTCGTCCATGTTCATCCCAATGTCGCGGTGATCGGGGGCAGGTCCAGCACCGTCCGGATACCCGGTGGCGCCGCGCAGACGTACCCGACGGCGTTGACAGCGCGGTTGGCCGTATAGGACGGGGAGTGTTCGGCCATCTCCTCGAGCGGGAACGGGAACACCATATCGATCTCGAGGGGAGCGTCACCCAGAACCGACAGATGCCAGCCGGTGGGCCGGATATCCCAGCCGGTCTCCGCGTCCGCTCCGCAGTGCCAGATGGCCCGGAAGCGTGCCACGGTGCGGCCCTGGTGCTCTCCGGAGATCGTGATGCGCTGGGCCGCCACCGTGCCCTGTTCGATGGTGCCGGCCGCGATCGTGAAGGTGTGGCCCGCGGTCGCGACCTCACCGGTCGCGGTGACCGTGTCCAGGGGCAGACCGATCCCGTCGGCGAGCAAGCGCAGGGACGGGCCGAAACTGTCGCGCAGGTGGTCGAGTCGCGCTCGCGCGAAATCCGTGGGAGGACTGCCGAATCCCATCACATCGAACAGGATTCCCGGTGAGTTCCGCTGGGACAGGTCCGCGTATTCCTCGATGATCAGCGAATCCAACCGGCGCTGGATCGAGGTGAGGACCAGCGGCACCGCTTCGGTGATGAAACCCGGGCTGCTGCCGGTGCTGTGGATCGAGGTGTCACCCGCCGAACAGGCCGCCGCCACCCGGGCCCGGATCTCGGGATCCATGCTCGGCGGGTGATGGAAGACGCCGCAGGTGGTGACGATGTTCGCGCCTGCGGCCAGGATTGCGCAGACCTCGTCGATATCCCAAGCCTGCGGCATATAGAGCACGCAATCCGGTTCGTGGCCCAGGATCTCGTCGATATCGCCGGTCGCGCGGATGCCGGTGGGGGTGTTCAGGTCGCAGAGTTCGGCGGCGTCGCGCCCGTGTTTGTCCGCGCTGTGCGAGTAGACGCCGGCCAGGGTGAGATTCGGGTGGGAGACGACCGCGCGCAGGGCTCGGCGGCCGATCGTCCCGGTGGACCATTGGGCCACCCGGTACGGGCCGCCGGCATACCGGCCGGCCGGGGAGGTGCGGGGTTTCGGTTCCATACTGTTCTCTGTCCGTAGGCGATACCGGCCGGTCAGGGGCGGAAACGCAGCAGTGCCTCTTGGGCGAAAGAGGCCACCAGGGCGCCGTCGGCGGTGATCACGTCGCCGCGACCGTAGGCACGCCCGTGGGCCATGACCGGGCCGCTGTGCCGCAGCAGCAGCCAGTCGTCGCAGCGGAAGGGGCGGTGGAACCAGAGCGTGTGCGAGGTGGTGGCCGAGGTGAACTCGGTGCCGTTGCCGCTGTGATCGAACCCCTCGACCGGCCGCAGGACCGTGCCGATCACATTGAGATCGGAGGCGTAGGCCACCAGGCCGGGCGCCAGTTCGGCGCCGACCTCGGGAGTGCGCATCCACAGGTCGTATTCGGCCGGGCCCGCCGACTTGTCGGTGAGAT
This genomic window contains:
- a CDS encoding SDR family NAD(P)-dependent oxidoreductase, translated to MQIEGSSALVVGGTGGLGEATVRRLHAAGAKVVVADVADDKGKELSAELGVRYVHTDATSEESVRAAVEEAQSLGPLRISVDTHGGPAAGGRLVGKDGSPLPLDGFRTTIEFYLIAVFNVMRLSAAAIAESEPTEEGGRGVIVNTASVAGYEGQIGQLPYSAAKGGVIGMTLVAARDLSPLGIRVVTIAPGTFNTPAYGKAADQLEQYWSPQIPFPKRMGRSPEYGQLVQSIVENDYLNGEVIRLDGALRFPPK
- a CDS encoding thiolase family protein, whose protein sequence is MPEAVIVSALRTPIGTAVKGTLRETTAFDLAQHVVEATTKQLQTDVPIDDLVLGEGRYGGGVIARHAAITAGLTGVPGLAHNRHCAAGMAAVQTAAAGIRAGMDRLVLAGGVNADSTAPKARFRVGPDEWVDPWTSPSHPDRPDAPNLDMSITVGWNAAVKSGISRADLDAWALRSHRNAIAAIDEGRFDDEIVPIDTPFGQFAVDEHPRRTTTLEKLASLKVLHPEIEGFSITAGNAAGANDGAALLTVASGDLGLPALATVRAWASVGVDPADTGLAPIEAITKAVRKAGVSLGDVQLFEINEAFASVPIAAVRALDLDPDLVNVNGSGCSLGHPVAATGARMIVTTIHELRRRGGGLAVVAMCAGGGMGSATVLEVAAP
- a CDS encoding ArgK/MeaB family GTPase — its product is MSGDGIAGARSPADLIAAARAGSVRAAGRLLTAIEGSRRDEVLRLLEPATIRVVGLTGPPGAGKSTTIAAVVSAYRSQGLRVAVLAVDPSSPYSGGALLGDRIRMAAHIDDPQVLIRSMATRGHLGGLSAAVPAAIRLLAALAYDLVVIESVGVGQSEIEIAAVADPTVVVLTPGAGDAVQAAKAGLLEVADLLVVNKADRAGADRTVRELRAESDVPILTAVAADGTGIPELVAAIDAHHRADTVARRAARARTQILSLAYSRLRAHPELDALAGAVAAGRCDPYTAAELLAPRVGGLSAAVAPSADPPADAVRR
- a CDS encoding nuclear transport factor 2 family protein — translated: MDDYEAIRALKARYFRLMDTKDWSGFRQLFCDDVVIDVSGSGGEVITGADVFVDFLTDRIGPAVTIHHGHTPEIELLTPTTAQGIWAMEDRLTWPDGTRVHGFGHYHENYEKVDGSWRIRSQRLTRLHTDFQPGDSS
- a CDS encoding NAD(P)H-dependent amine dehydrogenase family protein, with product MEPKPRTSPAGRYAGGPYRVAQWSTGTIGRRALRAVVSHPNLTLAGVYSHSADKHGRDAAELCDLNTPTGIRATGDIDEILGHEPDCVLYMPQAWDIDEVCAILAAGANIVTTCGVFHHPPSMDPEIRARVAAACSAGDTSIHSTGSSPGFITEAVPLVLTSIQRRLDSLIIEEYADLSQRNSPGILFDVMGFGSPPTDFARARLDHLRDSFGPSLRLLADGIGLPLDTVTATGEVATAGHTFTIAAGTIEQGTVAAQRITISGEHQGRTVARFRAIWHCGADAETGWDIRPTGWHLSVLGDAPLEIDMVFPFPLEEMAEHSPSYTANRAVNAVGYVCAAPPGIRTVLDLPPITATLG